The genomic segment TCCAGCCAGTCCGTCCGGATCCAGACGAATTGCGCTTGCTCGATCGACGATCCGGTCTGCGGAATGGCCATCAGCCTGCCGCCGAACGTCGCGGCGTCGAACGGGCCGGCGCCTTCCTCCGAGAGGATATTTTTCAGTTCCGGCGAAGCGTAGCGCTCGTACAGATCCGTCATGTCCTCAATCTCGTCCGTATCGGCGAGCTGCTTGAGCTGGGTGGCGTTCACCGGAATGATGTCGGGAAGGTCGCCCGAGGCCAGCATGACGTTCATCTTCTGCAGGTACGGGTCCGACGTGTCGTTGCCTTTGACGACCCAGTTGTACTTGATCTTGATGCCGAGCCGGTCGGCGTAAAGCCGGCTCCAACGGTTATCCTCGAAATTTTCGTCCTTCAGCACCCCGAGCACGTTGTTCTCGACGATGTCGCTCAGATTGCGCACGGTCGTGATCTCGATCGGCGGGTCGTAGCTGCCGAGCGGGCCGGAGGTCGCTTCCGTCCCGGTCCCGCCGGATGAGCGGGTGGCGGCGGAGCTTGCGCCCGCGTTGCCGCCGCCGATGCCTTCGCTGCCGCTGTCGCAGGCCGCCAGCGCCGCCAGGAGCATCATGGCCGAACCTAAAGCCGACATGGAACGCGCTTTGCTTTTGTTCATAGCCATCCCCTCTTCTTCGGCTCAGCATTAGCAATGTTTACGCTCTCATTATAGGCGGGCCGAAGGGGCCCGGACAATGTACATCTTTGCCAGCATCAAACGAGCGCAAAGGAAGCCAAGCTGGCGCCCCCCGTTCCGGTATAGGTCAAGTAAATGGCTTGAATACCGTCCGGTATGGCGACATCCGCCGCATATTCGCGCCACACGTTTGTAAAGTCGACCGGGATTCTGGCGAGCGCGGGTCCGTCCCACGACGTCTTGACTTCAAAGGCGCCCCGGCAATAACCGCGCACCTTGATGCGGACGGACCGGATGCCCTCGCAGCGGAAATACTTGAAACCCGCCGTTGCGCCGTCTCTCATGTTGGCGATATAGCCAACCTCCTCGTCGCCGTCCTTGCCGTCCTGGGTAATCTTCGGGAAGCGGCTGTCCATCCATTCCCCCGGAGCTCCCGTGTACAAAGCTTCGTCCCGGCAAAACAGATTGCATGCCAGGTAAGCCGGATATTCGCCCCGCCCCTCGAGCGGTCCGCCGTTCGGACCGCAGGAGGTCATCTCGGCCTGAACGATCGTCCCGTCCTCCCGGAATTCGATCGGCTCGATACAGCCCTGCCGGCTGAAGTTCGTTCCGTTCGTATGCCGATGATAAAAGACATGCCATTTGCCGCCGATCCGGGCGATGCCGCCGTGATTGTTGCCGCCGTAATACATAGGCATGTTCGCCGGCTTGTTCGCATCGATATGAAGATCGTTGTTGCTGACGACGACGCCTTGATAGACGAAGTCCCCGGTCGGGGACCGGCTTGTCGCGTAGCACAGCTCATGCATGACGACCGAGGAGTAGATCAGATAGTACGTTTCCCCTTTTTTCCGTATGGAGGGCGCCTCGAAAAAGGCGTGGCCTTCAAAGCTGCTGCCGACGCTGTAAGGCTCGCTTGGCGCTACGAATTCAGGTTCCCGGACGATGGTGAGCATATCCGAGCCGAGCACCGTCGCCATGGCGCCGTGACGGGAACGATCGCCCGGCGCGCTGAAGCCCGTGTACAGGTAGGTCTTATCCCCTTCCGTCAACACGGCCGGATCGAATTGCGGCTCGTCGCCTCCTCTCTCGCCCAGACGCGTGCCGTCGGCGTACCGGACATAGCCGTAAAACGAATACTTGCCTGCCGGCGTATCGCCTACCGCGACCGATACGACGGGCACTTTGTCGAGCACATAATAGAGATAATACCGCCCATCCGGGCCGACCGTGACATCCGGCGCATATAAGCACATGCTGCCGTCCGGATTCAGCGGATCGTCCGTCTTGCAATAGATCACGCCTTCGTACCGCCAATCGCCCAGATCACTCTCTGGCGCGGACCAGCAGACATAATCGTTCAAGCAATAGGCGTGGCCGTTGAATCTGTCGTGGGACCCGTAAACGTATACTCTACCATTAAAGACATAGGGTTCGCCGTCGGGCGTATACTCCCACGATGGCAGATAGGGGTTCAAGCCTTGTTTTTTCATCTGTTGCCTCTCCTATTCGCTATCGAGTCTCTGCTGCACGACCGGATTTCGCTTGAAGTATCGTTCAACGAGAAATTGCATCAACTCGCCGGGCGCTTCTCCGGCAAATTCGGCTCGATCCGTAAAACGCATGCCGTACGGCGCCTCCGGCGTATAGACCTCCCACCGCGGCAGCTCGGCGCCCGTCGAATCCTGCCCGTTCGGATCTCCGGCGCGAATGAAGTTCGCCCAGTAATCGCACATCTGCCGCGCCAGGTCGTAATGCTTGCCGACGAACGGTCGCCAGCATTTGGCGAGCGTCTCGAAGAAAAACCACAGATCGACCGAATGGAACGTGCCGGGGTTATCCCAACCCGGAATGTCGGCGTCGAAATTGTAATAATACAGCGGCAGGTTGACGCCGGTATCGGCATTGGCCCGTCCCGCGATCCGGATCGCGTATTCGATGCCGCTCGCCGATGCTCGCTTCAGTACCTCGTCCAAGCCGCCTGTATTCGCCCCGCATAGCGCGAGAAAAGTCTCGGCTCCGTCGCCGAACAGCTCGGCCGCCATCTTTTTGAATTCGTCCAGCGTACCGGCCTCCGGCACGCTTATAAATTCCGAGGAGGTATGGCCGAACAGCACCGGCACCGGCCAGCGCTCATTCCGAAGGAACAACCCGAACGCATCCCCCAAATTGAACTTGCCGTCGGTCACGGTGCCCCAGAAGCGTCCGGATTCCAAATATTTGTCGCGGACGAACGCCGCATCGAGCCTGCGCGCTTCCGCCAGCGAGGACACGCCGAGCGCTTCGAAAAAACGAATGCCGTCCGCCTCGGCCTCCGCGAACTCGCGAAGGAACCTGGGCGCGCCGCTGCCGGGATAAAGCGTCGTGAATACCCCGCTCTGCACGATCGCCCGCTGAAACAGGCCCTCGTTCTGCGGCGACGCGAGCTGGTTCATGACGCTGCCGCCGCCCGCCGACTGACCGCCGATCGTCAGGTTGTCCGGATCGCCACCGAACGCCGCGATATTGCGTTTGACCCACCTCGTCGCCGCCTGCTGGTCCAGATGGCCGAAGTTCGCCGGCGCCTCCGGCGCTTCCGCCGTAATATCGGGATGGCAGAGAAATCCGAACGCATTGAGCCGATAGGCGATCGTCACGACCACGATGCCTCTTCGCGCGATTCGTTCGCCGTCGAACTCCATCTCGGCCGTATGGCCGACCTGCAAGCCGCCGCCGAAGTACCAGACGAACACCGGCAGCTTCTCGCCTTGGCGCTTGGCCGGGGTCCATACGTTCAGATACAGGCAATCCTCGTCCATGGCAATATCCGGCTCGACGGCCCATTCCCGGGTATAAATGTTGTTGTCGTCGATCTCCTGCCGAACCTGCATCGGGACCGGCGCGAACGCATACGCGTCGCGCACGCCTTCCCAATCCGCGGCCGGCTGCGGAGCGCGCCAACGGTTGTCCCCGACGGGAGGAGCGGCGAACGGAATGCCTTTAAAGCTTGTGATCCGGGGGTCGGCTGCCGGCAATCCGCGCAGCGTTCCGTTTTCTGCCTTCACGACTCTTAACATCGCTGCGTCTCCTTTCCTTTTCCCGAAGTCAACAAAATACGGAGGAGGATATCTTTCGATATCCGTCCCCCTCCGAATTTTGCTGCGAATCGATTTTTACTTGTTTGCGCTCGCCTCGGCGCGCATTTTCACAATCTTCTGCGCCTTGACGGTATCCGCGGCCACGACATCCTTCCAGCCGAGGCCTTCGACGTCCTTCTGCATCTTCGTCCACAGCTGGTCGAACTCCGCCTGATTTTTCGCGAATACCATCTTCCAGGACGTGTTCTTCACGTAGTCGGAGATCTGGCTGCGCTTGTTCTTGATGTCCGAGGAATCGGTTCCGAGACTCGTGTTGATGTTCGGCACGATATCGATCATGTTGTTTTTCAAGTAGTAATCCGTCGCGTTCTCGGCGCCGTACGTCTTCTGCCAGTCCGTCGTTAGTACGGTCTTGTTCGCTTCGATCGTCGCGCTCCAATAGTTGCTGTTATAGAACTCCTTGGTGTCCGGATCGAAGGTAAAATCGCTCATGATCATCGTATTGAGCTTGCTTTGTCCGTCCTGGTAACCGCCGCCGCCATATTCGTCCGGAACCGGCGTATTTTTCTGGAAGGCGGTCTGTCCGACCTCGGTCAGCTGGAACTTGCCGTCGGCCGTCTTCTCGTAGTTGAAGCCCTCAAAGCCGTTCACGTAATAGCGCAGACCTTCGGGCGAGGCGAGCCAATCCATAAACTCCATGATGCGATCCGGATTTTTCGCCTTCGCGCCGATCGCGAACGCTCTTCCGTTGCCGAAATAAGCGTCGCTGCTCTGAATGATATGCGTGTCGGCGATCGGAACAGCTACGTTGCCGTCCCCGTTTTTGCCTCTCTCGATCGAATTGTAGAAGCCGCGCTGCCAGGAATACCACAGGAGCAGCACCTGCTTGTTGGTCAGCTTCTCGGCGACCTTGTTCCAATCCTGCGTCGGCGAGTCGGGATCGATCAGACCCATTTGATTGGCTTTAAAATAAAATTGCAGGATTTTCTTGTACATGCTGTTGTCGTCGACGAGCGGAACGATGTCGCCTTTGGCGTTCAGTTGGATCGTCGTCGTGCCGTCCGGCTGTTCGAAGCCGTACCAGCCGCTCACCCAGCGCACGTTTTCCATGCTGCCGCCGTCCCAATCCTTCCACAGGGAGATCGGCACGATCGGCTTGCCGTCCGGCGTTTTCGGATATTTCTCCTGCATCTGCTTCAGCACGTTCAGCAGATCGTCCAGATTGTTCAGCTTCGGCGCGCCGACTCCTTTGTAGTAGTCCCAGGGCATGATCGGGCTGGAATAGGGAATCTCTTCGGAGAAGGTCGTCGGCGACGTATCCGCCTCGAACGTCGGCAGGCCGTAGATCTTGCCTTCCGGATTGACCTTGTCGAAGCCCGCGTTAAACGGCTTAAAATGTTTGTCTACGTATTGGGACAGGTACTTCGTATTCTTCAGCCGGTCGGTCATATCCATTACGAGGCCCGCTGGAATGAGCTCTTCAAGCTGGCTGTTGTCGACGATCACCAGATCGCCCAGGTCGCCCGCCGCCGTGCGGGTCTTGTACAGCTGGTCGCCGGCGACCTGCGGCGCGAGGATATTCAGGGTGATGTTGAACTTATCTTTGACGAGCTTGCCGTACCAGCCGGTCTGCTCGCCCTGGTAGTTGGCCGCGTTGTCGAATACGGTGATGGTGATCGGCTTGCTGTGGTCGATCGCCCCGGCGGACTGGGATGCGCCCGAGCTGACGCTTGCGCCGGACGGTTCGCCGGACGCCGAATTATTTTTGGAGCCGTCGCTGCACGCGGTCAACGCGGCGGACGCCAGGAACAAGCCTGCCAACGATACGGCCAACGATTTCTTGGCCCATTTTCTGCTGTCGCTCATGTGAAACCCCCATTTGATCAATTTATTATAATGGCGCGAGCGCAGGTCAGCCTTTCACCGCGCCGATCATAATCCCTTTTACGAAAAACCTTTGGAAAATCGGATAAATCAGCAAAATGGGCGCCACGACGATGATGGTGACCGTCATCCGGATCGAGGTCGTCGTCTGCTTGGTCGAGAGGCTGGACATCGCCGTCGAGCCTGCGTTTTGCAGATTGACCATCGTTGATAAGGAGCTCGCCTGGTTGATGTAGTTATATAAAATGAACTGCAGGCTGTAGAGATTGCTGTCGGTCACGAGGAGCAGCGTATCCTGGAAGGAATTCCATTGATCCACCGCCGCGAAGATGGCGACCGTCGCCAGAATGGGCTTGCAGATCGGCAGCATGATGCGGAAGAAGATGGTCATGGTCCCGGCCCCGTCGATGCTCGCCGCCTGCTGCAGCTCCTTGGGTGTCGACTCCACGAACGTTTTGACGAGTATAATAAAGAAGGGAGCTACGACCGTCGGCAAAATATAGGCCAGAAAGTTGTTGGTCAGATGCAGCGACCTCATCGTCAAGTACCAGGGAATGATTCCGGCGCTGAAGAACATCGTGATCACAGTGAAGCGGTACCAAAACTTCCGCGCCCACATGTCCTCCTGGGAGAACATGAAGCCCAGGAAGGCGGAGGCGCCCACCGTCAAGCTCGTGCCGATGACCGTTCTGCCCAGCGAGACGAGCGCCGCGTGGCCGAGTCCCGGGATCTTGAACACGTCGATGTAATTCTGGAAGTGAATATGCTTCGGGAAAAACACGACGTCGCCTCGGGCGCTGATATCGTTCGCGCTGATCGTGTTGATGATGATCGAGTAAAAGGGGTAGACGCAGATCAGCGCAAACAGAGAGAACAGCGTATAGATGACGACGGAGATGAATTTGTCCGTCGCGCTGAGCTTATAGCGCGTCTTCTGATCCAATCGACTTTGACGGACCGGCTCGAGTACCGGCTCTGCCGCATGCTCGCTCATACGATGCTCTCCCCTCTTAACATTTTGGACAGACCGTTCACCGAAAAGAGCAGCACGACGCTGATCAAGCTCTTCAGCATGCTGATCGCCACGGACACCGAGTAGCTGCCCCCGCCCATGGCCAGGTTGTAGACGTACAGGTCCAGCACCTGAATGCTGTCTTTGTTGAACGCGTTCTGAAAGACGAAGTACTGCTCCAGGCCGTTGTTCAGGAAGCTTGCGATCTGCAGCATCAGCAGGACGAAGTAGGTCGGCAGCATGCTCGGCAGAACGACGTGGCGGATTACCTGCATGCGGGTCGCGCCGTCGACGTGGGCCGCCTCGTAGAGGGAGTCGTCGATGCCCATGATTGCGGCGATGTACAGGATCGCGGACCACCCTAACGCTTTCCAGGTTGTCCACATCCACATCGTGAGCCACACGTGATCGGAGCTCTGGAGGAACAGGATCGGCGCGTCGGTCAGGCCCAGCTGCCGCAGCATGCCGTTAATGACGCCTTCGCTCGAGAACATGGAGAAGGCGAGGGAATACACCAGCACCCAGCTGATAAAGTTCGGAAGCGTGGTCACCGTCTGGATGAACTTCCGGAAGCGGACGGCCTTAATCTCTGTGAGGAAGATGGCGAACACCATCGGCAGCCAGGAGAACAGCAGCGTCAGGCCGCTCATGCCGAACGTGTTCTTGATGACTTGCAGCAGTTGATCGACCTTTACCTGGTTTTCGACCAGCGATCTGAACCACTGAAGCCCGACGAACGGCGACTTGGACAACGGAATCGGAGGCGTGTAGTCGAAAAAGGCGTATACCCAGCCGTACAGGGGGTAGTAGGCGAAGATGAACAGCAGAACCATAAAAGGAGAGATATAGAGAAACTTCCTGAACGACGTGCTTCTCTTGTTGTAAGTCAGCATGCGTACTCCGCCTCTCCTCTTCGTTTCGAATGGGCCTTACCTTTCATATCGATCTCCCTTCCTTCGTGCCGCGAAGTCTTGATGGCGCTTTCATGTTTCCATTATAGGCACCCGATCATACCCCTAACTACGTGCATCTTTTTACTTGCTTAACGATCGTTTACTAAAATGAAAGCGCAACCTATTCCAGAGAGCATCGTCCCTGAACAAAGAAAAAGAGAGAATCCGCCGGATTCTCCCTGAAGTAAAGACTGTTTGAAAATCACTCCCCGCTCTCGTCCTCCGGATACGGATCGATCGTCAGAATCGTCCCGTCCTCGCCGTAGTGCAGCTCCGTATACTTGACGCAGCGCTTATGGTTGACGCCGCCCGACAGGGAGCTGTCGTGGTAGAAAAGATACCACTTGTCCTGAAATTGAACGATGGAGTGATGGGTCGTCCAGCCGATGACGGGCGTCAGGATCGTTCCCTTGAAGGTGTACGGTCCGAGCGGATCGCGGCTGACGGCATAGACCAGCTTGTGCGTCGTCCCGGTCGAGTAGGACAAGTAATACAGGCCCGCATGCTTGTGTACCCACGGACCCTCGAAGTAGCGCCTGTCCTCGTCGCCCGCAAGGATCGGGCTGCCGTCTTCGTCAACGATCTCAACCTCATGCGGCATTGCCTGGAACGACAGCATATCGTCGCTCAGCAGCGCGACGCGCGGACCGAGTGCCGGTGCGTCGGGTGCGAGCTCTTCCGGATCCGGCCGGAATTCGCCCGTCCGCCACTTCTCCAGCTGACCGCCCCACAGACCGCCAAAGTACATATAGCTGCGGCCGTCGTCGTCGACGAACACCGCCGGGTCGATGCTGAAGCTTCCCTCTATATAGTTCGGCTGCGCCAGGAACGGCCCCTCCGGGGAAACGCTTGTCGCGACGCCGATCCGGAAGATGCCTTCTCGGTCGCGAGCCGGGAAGAAAAGATAATACATACCGTTCTTGTGCGCGGCATCCGGCGCCCACATCTGCTTGGACGCCCACGGCACGTCCCGAATATGCAGCGCTTCGCCGTGATCGACGACCGGGGAATCGAAGCTGTCCAAGGACAGGACATGGTAGTCCTCCATCCGGTATTGGTCGCCGTTGTCGTTGCTCTCGCCGTCATGGTCGAGATCGTGCGAAGGGTAGATATAGATTCGCCCGTTGAATACGTGCGCGGACGGATCCGCCGTGTAAATATGGGTCACGAGCGGCTGATTCTGCTTCGGGACTTGAGTCATCTAAGGTTCGCTCCATTCTTAATAGAGTCCGCCGCTCTTGACGTAACGGAAATAATCGAAGTCAGCGCAGCCGCCATACTCGCGGGTCGCGTAATTGAACAAGCCGATCCGGTAGCCCATGAAGTGATCGAGCGTATACTTCATTTGGAGCGGGCGTCCGATCGTCCGCCATGCTTCGCCTTCTGCTGCATAAGAAAAGACTGCCGTATCGACGCTCTCCCTGAAGTCAAAATCGATCTTCAAGCGGATTCGCTCGCCGGCGATCGGCAAGATTTCCGCGATCTCCTCGCTTCCGTCCACTCCTCGCACGCACATCGCGACGCGCATCTCGCCGTTATCGCCGACCCAAATGCCGACGGTGCCATATCCGCCCTGCAGCGCTACAAGGCCGGCGCGATCGCCCGGTTTCATCCCCGTCGCGTCCAGCAGCGTCTCTCCGACGCAGACTGGACCTTCCGTTCGCTGCGTCAGCGTATTGCGGGCGCGCTCGATTCGGTCGACCATCGATCCCGTCGTCAGCCGCAGCCAACCCGGGCGCTCCGTCACCGACCACCGCCTGTCGTCCGGGTTATGGTTCCACTGCCAGTTCAGCGCCAGCTTATTTTCGGAATAGTCGAATTCGTCGCTGATGACAAGCGGCTTGGGCGCCGGATCCGGCCGCGGCAGCGGCACTTCGAACGTCTGGGGTACCTGGCCGCCCTCGCCGAGAACCGGCCAATCGTTCTCCCAACGCATCGGCACGAGACACGGAAGACGGCCGACGGCATCGTGATCCTGGAACAGCATCGCGTACCATTCGCCATCCGGCGTGTCTACGATCCCGCCTTGGGCGACGCCGTTGTTGCGATAACCCAGGTCGTCGTCGAGCGCGATGCGGCGCTCGTAGGGACCGAGCAGCTCCCGCGAACGGTAGACAAGCTGCCGGCGGCGCCGATGGCCGACGTTCGGCCATTCGATAAAGAATAGATAATAGTAGCCGTTGAGCTTATACGCGTGACAGCCCTCGCAGCGCAAACCGATGCCTTCGCTCTCCGTCTCGAACAGCAGCCGATCGAGGCCGCCTTCTCTTGGCGCCGAAGCGGTCTCTGTCAGCTCCCGGATGCGGATGTCGCCGTTGCCGTAGATGACATAGACGCGTCCGTCGTCATCGAACAGCAAGCTCGGATCGTGGTGCAGCCCCTCGATGACGGAGCGCTCCCACGGCCCTCGCTCGATATCCGCCGCGCGATACACGTAGAACCGGTTCATATCGTTGCTGCTAAAGGCGACGTAGTACATGCCGTCACGATAGCGAAGACATGGCGCCCAAGATCCATTGCCGTAGACGCCTCTGCCGTCGATCAAATTATGGGCGTCGTTGTCCTCCAGCTTGTCGAAGACGTAGCTCACAAGCTCCCAATGCATCAGATCTCCGGACTTCATAATCGGACAGCCGGGCATCGAATGCATGCTGGTGCTGACCATATAGTAGACGGAGCCGACCCGGATGACGCTGACGTCCGGAACGTCGGCCCACAGGATCGGGTTGGCGACGGTTGTATGCATAGCGATCTCCCTTTTACCGAAGTTATGGATGGTTGGCCGACGATCTTCCTTTCACTTTGAAATAAATCTGGAACGGCTCGTACCCGATATCTCGGATTCGCCTCATTTGAATCGCGGGGTCCTGATTGACCGTCTTGAAAAAATATCG from the Cohnella hashimotonis genome contains:
- a CDS encoding family 43 glycosylhydrolase — encoded protein: MKKQGLNPYLPSWEYTPDGEPYVFNGRVYVYGSHDRFNGHAYCLNDYVCWSAPESDLGDWRYEGVIYCKTDDPLNPDGSMCLYAPDVTVGPDGRYYLYYVLDKVPVVSVAVGDTPAGKYSFYGYVRYADGTRLGERGGDEPQFDPAVLTEGDKTYLYTGFSAPGDRSRHGAMATVLGSDMLTIVREPEFVAPSEPYSVGSSFEGHAFFEAPSIRKKGETYYLIYSSVVMHELCYATSRSPTGDFVYQGVVVSNNDLHIDANKPANMPMYYGGNNHGGIARIGGKWHVFYHRHTNGTNFSRQGCIEPIEFREDGTIVQAEMTSCGPNGGPLEGRGEYPAYLACNLFCRDEALYTGAPGEWMDSRFPKITQDGKDGDEEVGYIANMRDGATAGFKYFRCEGIRSVRIKVRGYCRGAFEVKTSWDGPALARIPVDFTNVWREYAADVAIPDGIQAIYLTYTGTGGASLASFALV
- a CDS encoding carboxylesterase/lipase family protein, yielding MLRVVKAENGTLRGLPAADPRITSFKGIPFAAPPVGDNRWRAPQPAADWEGVRDAYAFAPVPMQVRQEIDDNNIYTREWAVEPDIAMDEDCLYLNVWTPAKRQGEKLPVFVWYFGGGLQVGHTAEMEFDGERIARRGIVVVTIAYRLNAFGFLCHPDITAEAPEAPANFGHLDQQAATRWVKRNIAAFGGDPDNLTIGGQSAGGGSVMNQLASPQNEGLFQRAIVQSGVFTTLYPGSGAPRFLREFAEAEADGIRFFEALGVSSLAEARRLDAAFVRDKYLESGRFWGTVTDGKFNLGDAFGLFLRNERWPVPVLFGHTSSEFISVPEAGTLDEFKKMAAELFGDGAETFLALCGANTGGLDEVLKRASASGIEYAIRIAGRANADTGVNLPLYYYNFDADIPGWDNPGTFHSVDLWFFFETLAKCWRPFVGKHYDLARQMCDYWANFIRAGDPNGQDSTGAELPRWEVYTPEAPYGMRFTDRAEFAGEAPGELMQFLVERYFKRNPVVQQRLDSE
- a CDS encoding extracellular solute-binding protein; the protein is MSDSRKWAKKSLAVSLAGLFLASAALTACSDGSKNNSASGEPSGASVSSGASQSAGAIDHSKPITITVFDNAANYQGEQTGWYGKLVKDKFNITLNILAPQVAGDQLYKTRTAAGDLGDLVIVDNSQLEELIPAGLVMDMTDRLKNTKYLSQYVDKHFKPFNAGFDKVNPEGKIYGLPTFEADTSPTTFSEEIPYSSPIMPWDYYKGVGAPKLNNLDDLLNVLKQMQEKYPKTPDGKPIVPISLWKDWDGGSMENVRWVSGWYGFEQPDGTTTIQLNAKGDIVPLVDDNSMYKKILQFYFKANQMGLIDPDSPTQDWNKVAEKLTNKQVLLLWYSWQRGFYNSIERGKNGDGNVAVPIADTHIIQSSDAYFGNGRAFAIGAKAKNPDRIMEFMDWLASPEGLRYYVNGFEGFNYEKTADGKFQLTEVGQTAFQKNTPVPDEYGGGGYQDGQSKLNTMIMSDFTFDPDTKEFYNSNYWSATIEANKTVLTTDWQKTYGAENATDYYLKNNMIDIVPNINTSLGTDSSDIKNKRSQISDYVKNTSWKMVFAKNQAEFDQLWTKMQKDVEGLGWKDVVAADTVKAQKIVKMRAEASANK
- a CDS encoding carbohydrate ABC transporter permease, whose translation is MSEHAAEPVLEPVRQSRLDQKTRYKLSATDKFISVVIYTLFSLFALICVYPFYSIIINTISANDISARGDVVFFPKHIHFQNYIDVFKIPGLGHAALVSLGRTVIGTSLTVGASAFLGFMFSQEDMWARKFWYRFTVITMFFSAGIIPWYLTMRSLHLTNNFLAYILPTVVAPFFIILVKTFVESTPKELQQAASIDGAGTMTIFFRIMLPICKPILATVAIFAAVDQWNSFQDTLLLVTDSNLYSLQFILYNYINQASSLSTMVNLQNAGSTAMSSLSTKQTTTSIRMTVTIIVVAPILLIYPIFQRFFVKGIMIGAVKG
- a CDS encoding ABC transporter permease subunit, which produces MLTYNKRSTSFRKFLYISPFMVLLFIFAYYPLYGWVYAFFDYTPPIPLSKSPFVGLQWFRSLVENQVKVDQLLQVIKNTFGMSGLTLLFSWLPMVFAIFLTEIKAVRFRKFIQTVTTLPNFISWVLVYSLAFSMFSSEGVINGMLRQLGLTDAPILFLQSSDHVWLTMWMWTTWKALGWSAILYIAAIMGIDDSLYEAAHVDGATRMQVIRHVVLPSMLPTYFVLLMLQIASFLNNGLEQYFVFQNAFNKDSIQVLDLYVYNLAMGGGSYSVSVAISMLKSLISVVLLFSVNGLSKMLRGESIV
- a CDS encoding glycoside hydrolase family 43 protein yields the protein MTQVPKQNQPLVTHIYTADPSAHVFNGRIYIYPSHDLDHDGESNDNGDQYRMEDYHVLSLDSFDSPVVDHGEALHIRDVPWASKQMWAPDAAHKNGMYYLFFPARDREGIFRIGVATSVSPEGPFLAQPNYIEGSFSIDPAVFVDDDGRSYMYFGGLWGGQLEKWRTGEFRPDPEELAPDAPALGPRVALLSDDMLSFQAMPHEVEIVDEDGSPILAGDEDRRYFEGPWVHKHAGLYYLSYSTGTTHKLVYAVSRDPLGPYTFKGTILTPVIGWTTHHSIVQFQDKWYLFYHDSSLSGGVNHKRCVKYTELHYGEDGTILTIDPYPEDESGE
- a CDS encoding glycoside hydrolase family 43 protein, with translation MHTTVANPILWADVPDVSVIRVGSVYYMVSTSMHSMPGCPIMKSGDLMHWELVSYVFDKLEDNDAHNLIDGRGVYGNGSWAPCLRYRDGMYYVAFSSNDMNRFYVYRAADIERGPWERSVIEGLHHDPSLLFDDDGRVYVIYGNGDIRIRELTETASAPREGGLDRLLFETESEGIGLRCEGCHAYKLNGYYYLFFIEWPNVGHRRRRQLVYRSRELLGPYERRIALDDDLGYRNNGVAQGGIVDTPDGEWYAMLFQDHDAVGRLPCLVPMRWENDWPVLGEGGQVPQTFEVPLPRPDPAPKPLVISDEFDYSENKLALNWQWNHNPDDRRWSVTERPGWLRLTTGSMVDRIERARNTLTQRTEGPVCVGETLLDATGMKPGDRAGLVALQGGYGTVGIWVGDNGEMRVAMCVRGVDGSEEIAEILPIAGERIRLKIDFDFRESVDTAVFSYAAEGEAWRTIGRPLQMKYTLDHFMGYRIGLFNYATREYGGCADFDYFRYVKSGGLY